The DNA segment GAGCGCGAGCTTTTCCTGTGACCAGCCGCGCTGTTTGCGCAGCTCGGCAAGGTGCAGCCCGAAGAGCTTGAGGGGATCGGCGACCATGGCTCTGTACGTGATTGAGAACGGATCGAGGCTAAGGGTTTGACCTCTTTGTAGCGACGCCTTATAGTAGTACGCACTATAGGTCACTGGCCTGGCACTCACCGCAGGTAGTAGCAGGTAGGCGCAGGTAGGCGCAAATATCCGCACGTCTGCGCACATCGTTGCGTGCCAGACGACACGCGGCGCCAACACGTTGCCGACAACCTGCGGATGATGCCCGCGGGCAAAGGGTAAAACCTTGTCCAAGTGTTACGAATGGGTTTTGCAGCTGCCACAAGGACCGAGGCGGCCCGCCTCGGCATCTTGTCAAGGCGGCGAGGCACCTGGCCAAAGAACAGATCACGACCTTGGTATAGGGGTACTCCAATCCCCGGGGAAGCGCGGCGCTGTATTTTTCCATGACGTGGAGAGTGGGTGCCATGCGTATTTTTTCGTTGTTCGACGCGCAGATGCGCGGCGAAATCCTGCCAGGCGGAACCGCGTCGCACTTGCGCGTGGGCCTGCAGGTGAGGGTGGTGCCGGAAGCTGCCGGCCTGGGCAGCAGTGGGGACTACATCTTTTTGCGGCAAGGCGCAATGCAGTCCGGCATTGTCACCACGCGCGCCGAGTGGTGGGCTTGCCTGCACGGCACGATCAAGCTGACCCCGGTAGGCGGCGAGCCGGTGCTGGTGTCGGTGGGTGGCGTGTATGCGCTGCGCCAGGCCGAGCGCGTGCATCTGGCGGTGCTGCAGGACACGGTATTGATGCGTGCGATCCTGGACCCGAATGCCGTCGGTTTGGTGGGCGCGGGCATGACCAGCAGCTACGATGCCTTTGCCGCGGGCCAGGCGGATCTCTGGCAGGCCGATGGCGCACGGCACGGTGCGGATGGCGTGCCGCGCGCCAATGCGGCCTTTGTCTCGCTGGGCGAGGGCGAGCCCGAATGGGCGCTGCGCCTGCGCGCGGCCGGTCTGAACTGGGCGGCCTGCCATGCGGGCACGCTATGCCTGCAGTGGCATTCGCCATGGCCACATATCGAGCGGCAGGTGGCGTACCTGCAGCCCGGCATGGTCTTCGCGCCGGATCCCGATGAGGCGTACCGGATCGAGGCGCTGCATCCCGTGGCGAGCCTGCTGTGCTGCCTGCAGGCGCCGGCGCGCGTGGCCGGCGCTGGCGAGATGCAGGTGGTTTCCCTGCATTGACCGCCCGGCGCCATGGCCGCGCCGGCGGGCTGCTCAGCGGCGCTGGTACTGCGTGGCGCCGAACAGGATTTCCCGCTCCTTGTCGCCGCTCAGCGGCTTGCGTTCCTGCGCCAGCACCGCGACGCCGCGCTGCACGGCGGGCCGCCCGGCGATCTCAAGGAACCAGCGCTTGAGGTGCGGGTAGTCGTCCAGCTCCACCCCCTGGTTCTGCCAGCTGCGCAGCCACGGGAAGGTTGCGATATCCGCCACGGAGTATTCGCTGCCGGCCAGCCAGGCATGTTCCGACAATTGCTTGTCGATGACGCCGTACAAGCGCTTGGCCTCGTTGGTGTAGCGGTTGATGGCGTACTCGATCTGCTGTGGCGCATACATGCGGAAATGATGCGCCTGGCCAAGCATCGGGCCGACGCCGCCCATCTGGAACATCAGCCATTGCAGCGCGTCGTACTTGCCGCGCACGTCCTCGGGCAGGAACTTGCCCGTCTTGCCGGCGAGGTAGAGCAGGATCGCGCCGGACTCGAACAGCGAGATGGGTTTGCCGTCCGGGCCGTCGGGGTCGACGATTGCCGGGATCTTGTTGTTCGGGCTGATCTTGAGGAAGTCCTCGCCGAACTGGTCGCCGGCGCCAATATTGATGGGGTGGACCTTGTACGCGAGGCCGCACTCCTCGAGCATGATGTGGATTTTGTGGCCGTTGGGCGTGGGCCAGCTGTAGACGTCGATCATCGGGAAGGGCTCCTGGCTGCGATCGTGCAAACGGTGAATCGCCACATCAACCACTTGCGTGGCGAACCGCGCGATTTAAGCACAGAAGAAAAAAACGCGCAGACTGGCTGCGCGTTTTCCATGTTGCCAGCAGGGCCGGTGGTGGCGGCTTGCGGATCGTTGCGGCTCAGAAGCCGCGTGCCACCGGCATGCTGATGTCGTCCGAGCTCACGCCCATGTGCTTGGCCAGCTCCAGCTTGGCGATGGCGTTGCGGTGCACCTCGTCCGGACCGTCGGCCAGGCGCAGGGTGCGCTGGTGCGCCCACCAGTTGGCCAGCGGGAATTCGTCCGAGACGCCAGCGGCGCCGTGTACCTGGATGGCCCAGTCGATTACCTTCAGCGCCATGTTGGGGGCGACGACC comes from the Cupriavidus basilensis genome and includes:
- a CDS encoding glutathione binding-like protein is translated as MIDVYSWPTPNGHKIHIMLEECGLAYKVHPINIGAGDQFGEDFLKISPNNKIPAIVDPDGPDGKPISLFESGAILLYLAGKTGKFLPEDVRGKYDALQWLMFQMGGVGPMLGQAHHFRMYAPQQIEYAINRYTNEAKRLYGVIDKQLSEHAWLAGSEYSVADIATFPWLRSWQNQGVELDDYPHLKRWFLEIAGRPAVQRGVAVLAQERKPLSGDKEREILFGATQYQRR